TTGCCCAAAGGCAAGGTGCGCCGCATTGCAGTAGATGCCACATTAAGAGCCGCAGCACCGTATCAAAAAGCACGACGACAGAGACAACCAGATAGAAAAGTGATTGTTGAGCAAGGTGACATTCGCTCGAAGCGTCTAGTACGTAAAGCCGGAGCCTTGGTAGTATTTGTGGTAGATGCTTCTGGTTCAATGGCCTTAAACCGGATGCAGTCGGCTAAAGGTGCCGTCATGCAACTTTTAACCGAAGCTTATCAAAATCGTGACCAAGTAGCCTTGATTCCCTTCCGGGGAGAACAAGCAGAGGTGTTATTACCGCCAACACGTTCCATTGCCTTAGCACGTAACCGCTTGGAAAGATTGCCCTGTGGAGGAGGTTCGCCACTGGCACATGGTTTAACCCAAGCTGTGCGCGTCGGCTTAAATGCCCAAATGAGTGGAGATATTGGGCAAGTTGTGATTGTAGCGATAACCGATGGGCGGGGTAATATTCCCTTAGCGCGTTCTTTGGGTGAACAACTAGAACCAGGAGAAAAGCCAGATATCAAAGCGGAATTGTTACAAATTGCCGCCAGAATTCGAGCCTTGGGAATGCAACTATTAGTAATTGATACAGAAAGTAAATTTGTCTCCACTGGTTTTGCTAAAGAATTATCGCAAACAGCAGCAGGCAAGTATTATCATTTACCAAAAGCGACCGATCAAGCAATTGCTGCCATGACCAGAGGTGCGATCGCTGATTTAAAATCTCGTTGAGTAGAGTAGGGGATGAGGGGGATGAGGGAGATGAGGGGGATGAGGGAGATGAGGGGGATGAGGGAGATGAGGGAGATGAGGGAGATGAGGGAGATGAGGGAGATGAGGGAGATGAGGGGGATGAGGGGGATTAATGTTTAATTAGCCAATGTGATGGATTGTTAATTATGTGTACTAGACCGCTTAAAACTTGGTTGTATGCACCATAGAGTTCTCGACCTATTTCAACATCTAGGTAGTTGCACTTAACAGCAAATTCAATCCAAGTTTGAGTTTCTGCTGATTCCGCTTCACAGTCATTCAATTTAGCTACAAAAGCGGCTTGATATCTTCTTTTACGCCATCCCTCAGCAAAATTAGCACAAACTGAACGTGATGACCTACGAATCTGATCAGTTAGTGAGTAACGTTCCTCTACTGGAAAATTTTTTGATAGTTCAAATATCTTCATGGCTGCATCAAAAGCCATTTTATAAATTTCTAAATCCTTGTGGTCTTTAATAACTTTTCCACTATTCTCCCTCATCTCCCTTATCCCCCTCATCCCCCTCATCCCCCTCATCTCCCTCATCTCCCTTATCCCCCTCATCCCCCTCATCCCCCTCATCTCCCTGCTTCCTAATAAATACATCAAGACCCACTTGGCACCACCTGTGGTTGCAAATAACCCATCAAATCTTGAATTCCCTTTTGTAGATACCGGGTTACTGTCATGGGACTAGTACCAATATTTTTAGCAGCATCCTTACGAGAAAGTTCCTTTAAAAATACCATTTCAACTGCCATGCGGGGCTTTTCTTCTAACAAACTGATAGCCCCTTGGAGTTGCTGGCGTTCTTCTTCTTGGATTTGCAAAGCAGTAGAACGAGGACAGGGAAGCGCTTCACCTAAAGTTATTTGGCAATCAACATAATGAACTGCGGTAGCATCTAAACTCAAAGGCATACGATTTTGAGCTGCTAACTTAGTTTCTTGCCATTCTTGCAGAGATACATGCAGGATGTTGGCAATTTCCGAATCCTTGGGAGTGCGACCCAAAGTCATTGCTAATTCTTTGCGAATTCTTTGTCCTTCATTGTACAGTTCTTGCCAACGACGGGGGATTTTTAATAGGGTACTGCGATCGCGTAAAAAATGCAGCATCTCACCGCGAATATATGGCACAGCAAAGGAACTAAAAGCATATCCTTGGCTGGGATCGAAGCGTTCAATCGCCCTAATTAAACCAAAATAACCGATTTGTTCTAAATCTTCATAAGGTTCATTACATTGATGGCTAAATTTATGAGCCATCTTTCGCACTAATCCAGTATGTAACTGTACAAGTTTATTACGAAGTTTAATAGAGGGATTTTGGTGGTATAAATGCAATAACTCTATACCATCTGCTCGCACAGAGGACTCACTTGTTGCCATATAAATTCCTTTGTTGTAACTCCTTTTCCTGAAAGAATGGAGTTGCGTATATTGCTTTCAAAGCTGTCATTATTTTCCTTAGTTGCAGATGATTAAGCCATCGTCGTTTCACTGAACTTACGCGAGTACCTATTTTGCCGTTCAGTATTTACACGCATAATTTCGCTTATTTATCTGTTGCAGGTTATTTTTATTTTCTATATCACAATTGAGCGCTGCATAATGTTGATTTTTTGCAACAAAACTTAGCTATTTATGCTGAAAAATGTATCACTTCCTCAACAATTATCTGCCATACAGAGTGCAATGCAGACTGATACTGTATTAATACCTAAAGAACTTGAACAATCTGATTTTTTAGTTGGATATTGACTGACATTTCCAGACAATAAACGAGTGAACGCCTAGGGCAGTTTTATAGGTTTCTGCTTATTTGTGAATTTTCCACAACTCTTTGGCTAGACCTTTGGGGCTAATTTGACTAATACCAATTTGAAAAAAGAATGCAACAGATACCTTGTAGGGGCGTACAGCTGTACGCCCCTACAGCTAATCCATGTGTCGCAAAGATTATTTAAATTGGTATAAGCCCTTCGGCCAGGGAATAGGGAACAGTGGGAAAACCTGCCCAAATATTAGGATACAGAGCAAGTAAATTTATTTAGCAGCGAAATTAAAACATTTTTTTCGCTCTGGCGCATCACCGTTAAAAATGGAAACTTTGGAAACTATGTGGAAACATAGAAACATTTTCTTGACATGCAAGTTTAGTAACTGTCACACTTGTGCTACATAGGAGGTGAATAATGAAAATCACCAAGCACCGACAAAAAATTCTCGATGCACTTGAGCAATGGTTTCGCATCCATAAACAAGGGCCTACCTTGGAAGAGTTGTGTCAAGAACTCGGTATGCAACCACGTCAGAAAGCAACAGTTCAGAAGTGGTTACAGACTATGCGTGGTATAGACGTTGAATGGGATGATCACAGCGCCCGCAGTCTTCGCCTCCTGACATCTGAACCTGAAAAATCCTTACAGCTATCTGTAACCGATACTCTGCGGTATCTAGCTACTGGGGTGGTGCAGTGGGAAAAACCAAGGATTTGTGTAAAAAACTCCGCAACTCACAAGATTTACAAGAGTATGTGGTATCTAATTTAGTGAATGCAGATGCTAAGGTACAGCAGCGGGAAATTAAGCGTCTTGCCCAACTGATTGCTGATGTGGAATTGGGATTAACTTTACTTCAGGAAACAGCACCAGAAGAACCTGCAACATCTGTAGAAGCTTTGCTGAAAGGGTATCGCTTTCCAGTAGAACAACTACAAAGCGATCGCAATTGGCAACTGATACAAAATGCCCGTTTCTATTTGATGCAACGCAAAGGTAGGCAGTGGTTGCGAGTGCTTCAGGAATACATCAATATACCTGAAATTATTAGAATCTATAGCCTTGAGCAAGCAAGGAATATCCCTCAACTGATTCCATCTAGTATTTACCCAACTCGTTTAGATAATATATATCGCCCAACCTTATTAAATACCCCACAGCACAAACCACGAAAAGTTAAGTTAGCAACTCAAGGACGGTGGTATGCAAAGATTTCTCAAAAAGGTAACTCTCCTGTAGAAGTTCCTATTGATATTCCCGAAGAAATTGCTAACATAGCACCTTCATCTATGGTATCCCTGCATCGCACACGCACTGTGCAGAATCCACAGTGTAGCGTTACCCGTGAAGAATTAATACTAGCTGCCCAAGAAATGGACGATAAATTATCGCAGTTTGGACAACAAGAAAATTATCGTAACCGCTTGGAAAATATTCTCTTTCAGCTATACGATGCTGAATCAGATAGTTTTATTCAAGGTAATCAACTGAATTTTGCAGGGATTATCCACATTGTTGGGCTTTTAAATGTGGGCAAATCTACGTTGTTGGAAATTCTGATTTACCACTTTGCTAAACAGGGATATCGCTGTGGGTTGATGATGAAGAGCGATCGCTTTACTTAAGCGTTAGGAAGCCTTTAAACACCGAACAAGGTACAAAAATACTACAACAGAGGCAGTCTCGCCTTGATGACGGCAACAGACAAGCGGGAAAAGCCAAAATCTTAGAAATCGCCCTAATTCATCACCCACAAATCACAGCTGACAAGCTAGCTCACTTTGTCCATTCTCTCAGAAGTCGCTGGCCTTACTTTGCAAATGATGTTTCCTTACCGTTGCCTTTTCCGTTTGCGACTAAGGCTAGGGAGTATACTGTCAGTGCTAGAGATACTGTGGAACCCTCTGAGGCTGATGATTCTGATTTGTAAGCACAAACAGCCTTTCAAATTTAGCAACGACATTCAATCCCTGGCAGCTAGTCAAAAATATTGGTAAAAATGGGAATAAACACGATGTTTACTTGAAAAAACCTCAACATGAGCAATACCAGCAACTTTCGTGAAGCTATCCGTGAGGCGAGAACTCAAGCCCTTGTCGGGCCAAATGTAATTGCCAATGCCCTCCCCTATGTTGGTGGCGGTCTTGTACTGACCGCATTGGGAACCTATGGCGGTCTGGGAGTTATCCGTACTAACCCAGGTTTGTTCTTCCCCACCTTCATTGGTGCGGTGATTCTGGAGTTCATTCTGTTTTTTGTTGCCCAAAATGTAGCTGAAAAAGGTAACAAGGGCGTTGCATTGCCCCTACTGGCAACCTACAGCCTCTTGTCTGGATATACCATCAGTGGCTTGGTGTTTGTCGCTTTAAGAACCCAAGGTGTCGGCATTCAAGGTATTGGTTTGGCTGCCCTTGGTTGTGGCATCACCTTTATTTTCGCCCGTCAAATTGGTTCAAATCTCTCTGAACAAGACGGGATGGCTTTGACTAAAACCATCAATATGGGTGTCATAGCCTTATTGGTTGTCTGTCTGACTCAATTTGTGTTTGCCATGTTTGGTGTTTACACGCCAAATTGGTTAGAAATCGCCATCTCCGGCTTGGGGGTATTTTTGTTCGTTGGGGTATCTGTGGTTGATTTCTACATCTTGCCCCGCACTTACCGCGATGACCAGTACCTACCCGCTGCTTTGTCGATGTATCTCACCTACATCAACTTGTTCGTCTTTATTTTGCGGTTGTTAATTGCCATTAATGGCCGTGACTAACCACCGATAAACAGAAAAACTTAACAAATTTTTAACCGTGGTTAACTTTCAGCAACCACGGTTTTTTCATTAGTACCTCTTATTTTGTTCCCAAATCTCTATCTAATATCATGTCCGTTTAAACACTTATGAAACCTGTGGGGGTTGGTAATGGGTAATGGGTAATGGGTAATAGTAAAAAACAATCACCAATTACCAATTACCTATTACCAGGCAAACCGACTATATCGTAAGTAATTAGCCGAACTTGATATAATTTGTAAGCCTGTAACAAGTATTCTCCATTGAAGTGAATCAGATGAGTAGTATCTTCAGCAACCCAAACATCTGTCTCCCATGCAATTTCAGCCAAATACTCCACCATCGCTTTACGGCTTAAAAAAGTTGTCACCATTACAAGGGGAATTTTTACCTCAGCAAAGATAACTTCAAGTTCTTTCTTACGTTTAGGGTTAATTGGGCCGTGAGAAGTTACAGCCTCAATTAAAACTAGCCAATTATTTTTTATATGATGGATAATCACATCAGGCATTTTACCATGAGAATCAACAGTAACTCCTAAATTTTTCAAAGCTGCTTCATTAAAATGCGCGAATTTTTCATCAGTATCGCCCACATAAATTAGTTTTCCTCCAGGTGTAAAACGTTCTGCAAACTCTTTAATAATCTTCTCAATCAAAATATTTTTACCACCTGGTGATAGAGTTTTTACCTCACCTTCAATCACTATAGGAATACGTGATAATTCCCGCTCCTGAGCATATCATTTTTTCAAAGTTTCAACAGAGGCAAGATAAGTACGAATGCTCTTTTTCCATTCAATAGTTCCATAAGTGCGTAATAATTCGAGCGCACTTTCTTCAATCTTGTATACAGTTTTTGGACTATTAATGGGGCGATCGGGAGCGTCTGGATTTGCAATTATTAAAGCTGCGTCTAAAAATTGATGGACTGTTTGGCGGCGAACAGTTTCTCGTGTATTAGGTTTATATGTTTTGCCATAGTGCTGTGCCATAAATTCCATCATTGGTGTGATTCCCATTAATGGAGATGCAGCAGCTGACCAAGGTTCAGTCGGCTTTAAATCAAGTAGAGCCAGAAGAGTTAAGGCTGAACGTTCATTCAGTTGTGCGCGTGGAAGTCCAAGTTCAACTAATATTTGCAGTGCTTCATCAATACGGTTTTTAATTATTAAGGGGTTATTTTCAGATTGATTGGTCATACTTAGTAACTCTTCTTCCACAAGTTCATCAATTTCTGACTGTGATAGTAAATACTCGCCAACACGCAGCCCCACGGACATTAGCTGATCTATTGTGGGATATTTTAAATTTCGTAAATCGGTTGCATTCACCTGAGTATGCCCATTAAACAACCGAAAAAATTCGTCTACGAGTCTAGAGTTTAGATAAGCAGCAAGACCGCGTGCTAGGGTAAGGTCAAGTCCCCTTCCATCCTTGTGAAAGTAATTCAGGTGATTTTCAAAACCTACCCAAAAACAATCAATCCGGTTGGCATCGTATACAACAGCAACCACTCGTTTTTTTTCCTCTTTTGAAGAGAATCGTTTAGTCAGTACATAATGTTCATTTGGTACTAACAGAGAAACCGTTTGTTCAACATATACTAAAGCTTGGTGTTTTTTAGTTACCTTTGGATACTCGATATATCCTCTTGAAAAATTTAATGGATAAATTAAGGGAACAGTGTTTTTTTCTGGCATTAAACATAGATATTCTTTTGCACGGAAATCTACAACACGTCCCGTTGATACAGTCAATTCCAGGTCTTTTAATGTGCAGGTAAAATTCGCCATTTGTCGAATAACTTGCTGACTCAGTGTATCTGGGATAATGTGAATAAATTGTTGGGAGTCGTTGGAATTAACTATTTCTGTATAAGGTAACGAATTTGACTTAATCAAATCATCTTCAGCACTCGAACTTGTGCTGATGAGTACATTATTAAATTTTTGTTTTTGTTTTACAGCATGAATGATGATTATTTCCTGCAAAACTTCATCATCGCTAAAAGCTTCCTGTCTCGATTCAAAAAGATGTATCTGGTCTAAAGCCATCATTTCCAAAAACATCCTTCGGAAATCCCTAAAATACAGCCCATTACAGAAACTACGTGGCGAGATAGCTACAAGCTCTCCCCCTGACTTGAGAAGTTGAGATGTAGCAGCAATAAAACCTGTATATAAATTGCTGGTTTCTAAACCTAGAGAACGTAACAAACCACGAACCTTGGAATGAGCGTTGATTTTCAAATATGGGGGATTTAGAATAGCGTGGGTAAATCTTAGATTGTCAGGATGATCAAATAAACTCGGCTGAACAAGCCTCACGACATCTTCAATAAAGTCTGTATTGCGGATTTCATAGTTCAAAGAAATCCCAGCAAATTGACATGCTCTTGCACATAATTTCAATGTCTGACGCAAATATTCAATTAGAAAAGGATCAATTTCATAGGCAACAATATCTAAATTGGCTGGGCGTTGTTGTCTGTGACAGAGGTTAGCCACAAATGCTGCAAGTAATGAGCCAGATCCCGCTCCTGCATCAAGTAGAGATATTTGAGAAAGATCAAGCTTGTTAAACATCCCAGCCATTAATTCTGCTATGGGAGCAGGAGTCAAAAACTGACCGAGTGTTACTTTGTTTCGTTTGTGTTTTTGTTTCTGGCTTGCTGCAATCCTCAGAAGGTCAACTTCACCAAGCAAGCTTCTGGTAGGGCATTCCACCAAGCTGTTGAATTGCAACGGCTGATTATGATTGTCTCTAAACTCTCTACTGCTTGATTGGAACATCACGGTTTGTCCTCCGGTAATTGAGGATAGTTAAAAGCAATTTGGCTAACTTATACAAATAGTGCAAGAGAATTTGCTCAACAACAGCTAAAATCAAGAAGACATATAGAATAAAGAGCAATCCCAAATCCTCAGCGCTCTATCTTTAGCAAGCACTATGGAAGTCTTAGAACTCAAACGCGAAATCGAAACATTGTCCGGTCGTCTGGGTAAAGCCCAGCACTATCTTTGACATACCTGCACTCACCGCCAAAATTCAAGACCTGGAACAAATAGCAGCACAACCAGAATTTTGGGAAGACCAAACTCAAGCCCAACAAACCCTCTCACAACTCAACGACCTCAAAGCCCACCTCGAACAGTATCATCAGTGGCGAGCCAATCTAGAAGATACTAAGGCAGTTGTTGAGCTATTGGAGTTAGAAACCGACGAAGCACTACTGCAAGAAGCGGAATCTACTGTCACCAAACTCAACCGTGACCTCGACCAGTGGGAGTTACAACAGTTACTTTCCGGCCCCTACGACGCTGAAGGGGCAGTACTAACGATTAACGCTGGTGCTGGTGGCACAGATGCTCAAGACTGGGCATTTATGCTGATGCGGATGTACACCCGTTGGGGAGAAGCCCACGGTTATAAGGTAACTTTAGCTGAAGAGTCCGAGGGTGATGAAGCGGGAATTAAATCAGCAACTCTGGAAATTACTGGTCGCTACGCCTATGGTTACTTGCGGTCGGAAACTGGCACCCATCGCTTAGTGAGGATTTCACCTTTTAATGCCAATGGCAAGCGACAAACTAGTTTTGCTGGGGTGGAAGTGATGCCGCAGTTAGATAACTCTGTGCAACTGGATATTCCAGAGAAGGATTTGGAAGTTACCACATCTAGGGCTGGTGGTAAAGGTGGGCAGAATGTCAACAAAGTAGAAACAGCAGTGCGAATTGTTCACCTTCCCACAGGCCTTGCGGTGCGGTGTACAGAAGAGCGATCGCAGCTGCAAAATAAAGAAAAAGCTCTCGCCCGCCTCAAGGCTAAGTTGTTAGTCATTGCTCGTGAGCAAAAAGCACAAGAAATTGCTCAAATTCGCGGCGATATGGTCGAGGCTTCTTGGGGCAACCAAATCCGTAACTATGTATTTCACCCTTACCAGATGGTAAAAGATTTGCGTACAGATGCGGAAACAACTGCGATCGCTGATGTGATGAATGGCGACCTTGATTCTTTCATTCAAGCCTATCTGCGGCAGGAAAACCTGGTAGAAAGTACTCCCGCTTAATTGCAGCAGGGGAGCAGGGGAGCAGGGGAGCAGGGGAGTAGGGGAGCAGGGGAGCAGGGGAGCAGGGGAGCAGGGGAGCAGGGGAGCAGGGGAAATGAGGGGGATGAGGAGGAGAAGAAATAAACCAATTCCCCATTCCCAATTCCCCATTCCCAATGCCCAATACTTCGGCTTCGCTCAGTACAAGTTCCCAATTCACCAATATAAACCTAAACAACCTGTTACATTTATATATAAAAGAGTTTGTGATCAAGTCATTATGAGCAACTCTCCTTCAACGGAACCGAAACCAAGCTACGTAAAACTTGCCATGCGAAACATGGTGCGTAAGGGTGGCACTTCTATCAAACATTTTGGCCTGACTGCTATAGGGCTTTTAGCTGTTCTGGTGGGTCTTGCTTACCTCACTCGCTGATGACACAAAAACCAAAGCGACTAGGAGAGTTTGTAACTGGTGCAAGTTGAACTAGATGTCCAGGATTTATTTTACGAGTCGTCCCCAAGCACAAATTTAAGCACAAATTTAAATTCTGGGGATACTGATCTCCGAGTCGCTGCTGAAACTTGGGAAAACTGGTTTGGTCGCTGGTTGGAAGTTTTACAGCCTCATTTGCCACCAGCACCAGGTTATGAAATCGGGCTGCGTTTGACAGATGACGTAGAAATTCAATCGCTAAATGCCCAATATCGACATCAAGACAAACCAACAGACGTTTTAGCCTTTGCTGCCTTAGAGGTAGACTGTCCTCAAAGTCCGGAAATGTCTGCTGAACCTTTATATCTGGGTGATATCGTTATTTCAGTCAATACTGCACAACGTCAAGCCCAACAGCAGGGACATAATTTGCCAACTGAGTTAGCTTGGTTAGCTACTCACGGAATACTACATCTGTTGGGCTGGGATCATCCAGATGAGGAAAGTTTAATGGAAATGCTCAAACAGCAAGTGATATTACTGGAGACGATAGGTATTGCCATAGACATAGAATATTAAATGTCTTGATGACTGTAAGTGATTATAATACTTCTGTAGAAAATTGCTTGAATGTTGATTGCAGCATTCAAAGAGCGCCAAGATTTCCTCTTTACTTAACTTTATTATTTTTAAGCTTATGTCCCAAAAAGTTTCCCCTTCACCAACACCCAATCAGGTACCAACACTGATAAATCAGGAACGGGAACTCTCTTGGCAAATTGCCTCTAATTTATTTATTAGCTTTAAATATGCTTGGGCTGGAATCAGCTATAGTTTTCAAACTCAAAGGAACTTTCGCATCCACGTAAGTGTTTGTGCTTTAGCGATCGCTTTAAGCATTTTTTTACATCTGCAAGCAGTGGAAATCGCCATTATTAGTATAACTAGTGGTTTAGTATTGGCATTAGAGTTATTGAATACAGCGATCGAGTCAGTTGTAGATTTAACGGTAAAGCAGACATACCATGATTTAGCAAAAATTGCCAAAGACTGTGCTGCTGGTGCTGTGCTTGTCTCTGCTTTGGTAGCGGTGCTGGTTGCTGGTACGCTATTGCTGCCGCCGTTGGTAGCTTTAATTAAGTCAAATTTTTAGGTTTGGTTGAAGTCAGGAATTAGGAGTTAGTAGGGGCGCAAAGCATTGCGCCCCTATATTAGTTAGTATTTATATCAATTTTCTATATAGAAACCAGGAGTCATAGGTTGTGATTATAGTCATCGATAACTACGACAGCTTTACATATAATTTGGTGCAGTACTTGGGAGAACTAGCAACAGAGTTCCCCGTAGCAGCAGATATTAGGGTTTTTCGTAACGATAAAATATCCATAGACGAAATTCAGCAATTAAATCCTGATGTTGTGGTGATTTCTCCTGGGCCTGGTCGCCCCGAAGCTGCTGGTATATCCCTAGATTTGATTCAACAGCTAGGAGCTAACTTGCCAATTTTGGGTGTATGTTTGGGACATCAAAGCATTGGTCAAGTGTTTGGTGGTAAAATCGTCTCTGCTCCAGAGTTAATGCATGGTAAAACTTCTCAAGTGTCTCACACTGGTGTGGGTGTTTTTCAGGGATTAGAAAATCCCATGATCGCCACTAGATATCATAGTCTGGTGATCGATCGCGAAACTTGCCCCGAAGTGTTAGAAATTACTGCTTGGGTCGAAGATGGCACAATTATGGGAGTGCGACACCGGAACTATCCTCACATTCAAGGCGTCCAATTTCACCCAGAGAGTGTTCTCACATCTTCAGGAAAGCAATTACTGCGAAACTTTCTGGAACAATTACAGCAAAGAGAGTAACTAATGAAACGACGACAGTTGATGGGCTATGCTGGGGCGGGGTTAGCCACAGCTTTGGTTAACACGTTGGCTTGGGAATTTCAGGCTGATGCACAATCTAGCGGTTTATCAGTTCGGTGGTTGGGTCATACTTGCTTTCTATTTACTGGTGGCGGAGTGAAAATTCTCGTTAATCCATTTCGGGCGGTTGGCTGTACTGCTGGTTATCGACCACCGAAAGTTGCAGCAGATTTAGTACTGATTAGTAGTCAATTGCTAGATGAAGGTGCAGTAGATCAACTACCAGGGAATCCCAAGCTAGTATATGCACCAGGTGTTTACGAGTTTCAAGGTATCAAATTTCAGGGCACTGCCATAGACCACGATCGCAAAGGTGGCAAGCAGTTCGGTACAAATACTGCTTGGAGTTGGAAGCAAGGGGGAATTAATATAGTGCATTTAGGAGGCGCTGCTGCACCAATTTCCATTGAGCAAAAAATCCTCTTGGGGCGTCCTGATTTGGCATTCATCCCCGTAGGAGGCAGTGCCAAAGCTTACAATGCTCAAGAAGCCAAACAGGCGGCAGAGGTGTTAAATCCCAAACTGGTAATTCCCACTCACTACCGTACTCAGGCTGCTGATGGTGCTAAGTGCGATATCTCACCATTAGATGATTTTCTGACATTGATGCAGGGCATAACAGTGAGGCGCAGTAATAGCGACACTATTAGTATTAGTTCTGATCAACTACCAGAAAATAGCGTCATTCAAGTTTTTAGTTACAAGTTTTAGAGAAGGTGAGGGGGATGAGGGGGATGAGGGGGGTGAGGGGGAATAAAATTTATTCGTAATTTTCCCCTACTCCCTCATCTTTCCCTACTTCCTCATCTCCAGATTAAGCGGTATACCACTCTGGGCTAAGTTTATTTTCCTCGGCTACGGGAGTTTCAGTGGCTCTTGTTCCATCCATCGTCCAAATTGTGTCTGCACCGGTTGTCTGGTCGCGCCAGTAGATGTCGGTCTTGCCATCGCCGTTGTAATCACCAAGGGATGGTGTCAAAGAGGCGCTGTTGCTTGGTAGGAAAGCTTCACTAGTAACTGTTGTGCCATCCATTAACCAAGCGGTGTTTTCACCAGTTGCATTATTGTGCCAGAAAACATCGGTTTTGCCATCGCCGTTGAAATCGCCAATTTTAGATGTCCAGTTGGAGTCAAGTGTAGACAAAGAACCCTCAGTAGCGAGGATGCCATTCATCTGCCAAATCTTGTTCTCTCCTGTTTCAACGTTTCTCCACAGAATATCTGTGCTAAAGTCGCCGTTGAAATCACCAAGGGTATAAGTCCAGCCTACATCCTGTGATTGGAGAGAATATTTAGAGGCTTGTGTGCCATCCATGAACCAAACGCTGTTTTCACCGGTTGTCTGGTCGCGCCAGAAGATGTCGGTCTTGCCATTGCCGTCGAAATCAACGAGGCTAGATGTCAAGGATGTGCTTGTGGTTTCTAGAACAGTGGCACTGGTGACAGTGGTGCCGTCAACCTGCCAAAGAGCATTTTCGCCGGTTGTCGCATTATGCCAGAAGATATCAGTCTTGCGATCGCCGTTGAAATCCCCAATGCTAGAAGTCCAGCCTACGTCAACTCTATCCAAAGGAGCAAAACCAGAAACTCTGGTTCCATCCATTAGGGCAATATTGTTCTCACCTGTATTCTGATTACGCAATAGGAAGTCAGTTTTACCATCACCGTTAAAATCGGCAATGTTGTAAGTCCAGGCAGATATGTCATATGTACCCAAAGAAGCCTGTTCGAGAATGTTTGCGCCATCCATCAACCGAACTACAATTTCACCGGTTTGAGCATTAACCCAGACTTTATCTGTTTTGCCATCGCCGTTGAAATCAGGAGTAACTGCCGCGCTAG
Above is a window of Nostoc sp. UHCC 0702 DNA encoding:
- a CDS encoding MBL fold metallo-hydrolase, which gives rise to MKRRQLMGYAGAGLATALVNTLAWEFQADAQSSGLSVRWLGHTCFLFTGGGVKILVNPFRAVGCTAGYRPPKVAADLVLISSQLLDEGAVDQLPGNPKLVYAPGVYEFQGIKFQGTAIDHDRKGGKQFGTNTAWSWKQGGINIVHLGGAAAPISIEQKILLGRPDLAFIPVGGSAKAYNAQEAKQAAEVLNPKLVIPTHYRTQAADGAKCDISPLDDFLTLMQGITVRRSNSDTISISSDQLPENSVIQVFSYKF
- a CDS encoding VCBS repeat-containing protein produces the protein MPANQNSSQASAFDISLGKSQALVNYASDLQQSDFSSLGRSSSSDLTQTVQEPSLSASANPNPNPYITSAAVTPDFNGDGKTDKVWVNAQTGEIVVRLMDGANILEQASLGTYDISAWTYNIADFNGDGKTDFLLRNQNTGENNIALMDGTRVSGFAPLDRVDVGWTSSIGDFNGDRKTDIFWHNATTGENALWQVDGTTVTSATVLETTSTSLTSSLVDFDGNGKTDIFWRDQTTGENSVWFMDGTQASKYSLQSQDVGWTYTLGDFNGDFSTDILWRNVETGENKIWQMNGILATEGSLSTLDSNWTSKIGDFNGDGKTDVFWHNNATGENTAWLMDGTTVTSEAFLPSNSASLTPSLGDYNGDGKTDIYWRDQTTGADTIWTMDGTRATETPVAEENKLSPEWYTA